The following proteins are co-located in the Microvirga ossetica genome:
- a CDS encoding carboxypeptidase M32, giving the protein MTLQASFAALHERIAAVNDVLNATSLLTWDSRTMMPAGGAETRGQQIATLTRLARDLLLASETEQALGKAERAIEGLADDAAERRMVEQTRYAIEHHRRVPASLIQERAALRTVAQAAWIEGRSKNDFSIFAPFLEKTVELSRSYADCIGWSEHPYDAMVSIYEPGETARSLKALFSELRNGLLPILDAARSRPRPRSDFLYRDFPEEGQRAFGLALAEKLGYDFKRGRLDTTVHPFEVSFTRNDVRITTRYNRNYLPASMFGTAHEVGHALYEQGVDPAYTRTTLATDLVGLYAVGGTSFGAHESQSRLWENHVVRSLSFWQRHFPDLQRCFPDQLGDVSAEEFYSAVTRVEPGFIRVEADELTYDFHIMLRADIECALMDGSLPVSDLPEAWNAAIGRDLGLTVPNDSQGVLQDVHWSTGYIGSFPTYTVGNVMGAQVMETLRQQNPSLDVAIEAGNYAALADELRTKIWQHGRRFTREELLVRETGRGLDPAPYLSYLRGKYAA; this is encoded by the coding sequence ATGACCCTGCAAGCCTCTTTCGCCGCGCTCCACGAGCGCATCGCCGCCGTCAACGACGTCCTGAACGCAACCTCGCTGCTGACATGGGATTCCCGCACCATGATGCCCGCGGGCGGGGCGGAAACCCGCGGTCAGCAGATTGCGACCCTGACCCGGCTCGCCCGCGACCTGCTGCTCGCATCCGAGACAGAGCAGGCTCTCGGCAAGGCCGAACGGGCCATCGAGGGGCTTGCCGACGATGCTGCCGAGAGGCGCATGGTCGAGCAGACGCGGTACGCCATCGAGCATCACCGCCGCGTGCCGGCATCGCTCATCCAGGAGCGCGCCGCGCTTCGCACGGTTGCGCAGGCCGCCTGGATCGAGGGACGATCGAAGAACGACTTTTCCATCTTCGCCCCGTTCCTGGAAAAGACCGTCGAGCTCTCCCGCTCCTATGCCGATTGTATAGGCTGGAGCGAGCATCCCTACGACGCAATGGTGTCGATCTACGAGCCCGGCGAGACGGCGCGGAGCCTCAAGGCGCTGTTCTCGGAATTGCGGAACGGGCTGTTGCCGATCCTCGATGCCGCGCGGTCCCGGCCTCGGCCTCGCTCCGATTTCCTGTACCGGGACTTCCCGGAGGAGGGGCAACGCGCCTTCGGCCTGGCGCTCGCCGAGAAGCTCGGATACGACTTCAAGCGCGGACGCCTCGACACGACGGTGCATCCGTTCGAGGTGTCGTTCACCCGCAACGACGTGCGCATCACCACCCGTTACAACCGGAACTATCTTCCGGCCTCCATGTTCGGCACCGCCCACGAGGTCGGGCATGCGCTCTACGAGCAGGGCGTCGACCCCGCCTATACCCGCACAACCCTCGCGACGGATCTCGTGGGACTCTATGCGGTCGGAGGCACCAGCTTCGGTGCCCATGAATCCCAGTCGCGCCTGTGGGAGAACCATGTCGTTCGCAGCCTCAGCTTCTGGCAGCGCCACTTCCCTGACCTGCAGCGCTGCTTCCCGGATCAGCTCGGCGATGTGAGCGCAGAGGAATTCTACAGTGCCGTGACCCGCGTCGAGCCGGGCTTCATCCGGGTCGAGGCCGATGAGCTCACCTACGATTTCCACATCATGCTGCGCGCCGACATCGAGTGCGCCTTGATGGATGGTTCGCTTCCCGTGTCGGATCTGCCGGAGGCATGGAATGCTGCGATCGGGCGCGATCTCGGATTGACCGTCCCGAACGACTCGCAGGGCGTCCTCCAGGATGTGCATTGGTCGACCGGCTATATCGGCTCGTTCCCGACCTACACCGTCGGCAACGTGATGGGTGCCCAGGTGATGGAGACGCTGCGCCAGCAGAACCCCTCGCTCGATGTCGCCATAGAGGCGGGAAATTACGCGGCTTTGGCCGATGAGCTGCGCACGAAGATCTGGCAGCACGGACGCCGCTTCACGCGAGAGGAACTGCTCGTCCGCGAGACAGGCCGCGGCCTCGATCCCGCTCCGTACCTTTCCTATCTGCGCGGGAAGTATGCGGCCTAA
- a CDS encoding siderophore-interacting protein: MTSLLRAEAKVALAGPVQMMDKLCEHFIEHGIVDRSERSARLEFAYGTASMEADRDGLHLRAEGSDATNLAYVKLSLAEHILAFAEGEAPRIAWSGDGAAGAPLPYFREMRVVGASSITPRMRRVRLKGADLGRFAVGGMHVRLLFPPKSGIVPQWPVTGEDGRPVWPKGEDRPVMRVYTIREIDVERGEIDIDFVIHEGDDTPGSTWALQASPGDVVGVMGPGGGELPAADWYLFAGDETALPAISRILAELPAECKATVLLEVADETEEQPLRSAANLDIRWMHRKGAPAGSTTLIEEAVRGIALPSDERRRFIWAGCEQTSCRCLKKLLRKEWKVPTSEHQVVAYWRAGHTGDNVDH; this comes from the coding sequence ATGACCTCACTCCTGCGTGCCGAAGCCAAGGTCGCCCTTGCGGGCCCCGTGCAGATGATGGACAAGCTCTGCGAGCATTTCATCGAGCATGGGATCGTCGATCGCTCCGAGCGCTCCGCGCGCCTGGAATTCGCCTATGGAACGGCGTCGATGGAGGCGGATCGAGACGGCCTCCACCTTCGTGCCGAAGGATCCGACGCGACCAACCTTGCCTATGTCAAACTGAGCCTTGCGGAGCACATCCTGGCCTTTGCCGAAGGCGAAGCGCCGCGCATCGCATGGTCGGGCGATGGTGCCGCCGGCGCGCCCCTTCCCTATTTCCGGGAAATGCGGGTCGTCGGCGCGAGCAGCATCACGCCGCGCATGCGCCGGGTCAGGCTCAAGGGAGCCGATCTCGGGCGCTTCGCCGTCGGCGGCATGCATGTGCGGCTGCTGTTTCCCCCGAAGTCCGGAATCGTTCCGCAATGGCCGGTCACGGGAGAAGACGGCCGGCCCGTCTGGCCGAAGGGCGAGGATCGTCCGGTGATGCGCGTCTACACGATCCGCGAGATCGATGTGGAGCGTGGCGAGATCGATATCGACTTCGTCATTCACGAGGGCGACGACACGCCCGGATCGACATGGGCGCTACAGGCATCGCCGGGAGACGTAGTCGGTGTCATGGGACCCGGCGGCGGCGAGCTTCCGGCCGCGGACTGGTATCTCTTCGCCGGCGATGAAACGGCGCTCCCCGCCATCAGCCGCATCCTGGCGGAGCTTCCGGCGGAGTGCAAAGCCACCGTGCTGCTGGAAGTGGCGGATGAGACCGAAGAACAGCCGCTCCGGTCAGCCGCCAACTTGGACATCCGCTGGATGCATCGGAAGGGTGCGCCGGCAGGAAGCACGACGCTCATCGAGGAAGCCGTCCGCGGCATCGCCCTGCCGTCGGACGAGCGCCGCCGCTTCATCTGGGCCGGATGCGAGCAGACAAGCTGCCGCTGCCTGAAGAAACTGCTGCGCAAGGAATGGAAGGTCCCGACGTCGGAACATCAGGTCGTCGCCTATTGGCGCGCCGGCCATACGGGCGACAACGTCGACCATTGA
- the fhuB gene encoding Fe(3+)-hydroxamate ABC transporter permease FhuB: protein MVKALTQHPSTWAWILAVAMAAGLCAYQVLNLLPLSAGQSFDLNRILLFNSVLPRAAVALLAGAALGLSGALLQQVLRNPIADPSTLGIASGAQLAMTAATLFAPALMDTARETVALAGGLGAVALLLSLAWKRGLEPVTVVLAGMVVSLIAMALSATLILANGEYMMSLLIWGSGSLTQQGWNHAQAIAMTLVVSLVAAFILIRPLEIVGLDDASAKSLGVNLLALRLLALAIAVWLATTVTAEVGIIGFIGLAAPTFARLCGARSQKDILISAPLIGAAILWLTDGLVQLAAGGSAEMVPTGAATALLGGPLLLYLLPRLRFLRRSPASLPLASERRIARPALPLVALLLLALVTIALALVVGRGPDGWNVATGSLFDALLPFRAPRIVAAAAAGAMLAAAGTILQRMTGNPLASPEVLGVSAGAGVGLAAVLFALTAPGMGERLLGATAGVAVVLVALLAIAQRQEENSERLLLGGLAAGALCNALVNAAMITGDARAFQLLAWISGSTSQISWTEAWIVLAVALVLLGLLPLRTRWLAVLPLGTGQARALGLPLRASRTILILFAAGLTAAASLVVGPLSFAGLVAPHMARLLGFGQAQQHLLASILIGAGLMTGADWLSRIVSFPYQLPLGLFASLIGGPYLVWLLHKNR, encoded by the coding sequence ATGGTTAAGGCGCTGACCCAGCATCCCTCCACTTGGGCATGGATTCTTGCGGTCGCCATGGCGGCCGGCCTTTGCGCGTATCAGGTCTTGAACCTGCTGCCTCTATCCGCCGGTCAGAGCTTCGATCTCAATCGCATTCTCCTGTTCAACAGCGTTCTTCCCCGTGCAGCCGTCGCGCTCCTTGCCGGCGCGGCGCTCGGGCTTTCGGGAGCCCTGTTGCAGCAGGTGCTGCGCAATCCCATCGCGGATCCCTCCACTCTCGGCATCGCCTCGGGCGCGCAGCTCGCCATGACGGCCGCGACCTTGTTTGCGCCGGCACTGATGGATACGGCGCGAGAAACCGTCGCCCTGGCCGGCGGCCTCGGAGCGGTCGCCCTGCTTCTGTCTCTTGCCTGGAAGCGAGGGCTCGAGCCGGTCACGGTCGTTCTTGCCGGCATGGTCGTGTCCCTGATTGCCATGGCCTTGAGCGCCACGCTGATCCTGGCGAACGGCGAGTACATGATGTCCCTTCTGATCTGGGGCAGCGGTTCGCTGACGCAGCAGGGTTGGAATCATGCGCAGGCCATCGCGATGACGCTCGTCGTGTCCCTCGTTGCGGCCTTCATCCTGATCAGGCCGCTCGAAATCGTCGGTCTCGACGATGCGAGTGCGAAGAGCCTCGGCGTCAACCTTCTCGCTCTGCGCTTATTGGCATTGGCAATTGCCGTCTGGCTCGCCACGACGGTCACGGCGGAGGTCGGGATCATCGGCTTCATCGGCCTGGCTGCTCCGACCTTCGCGCGGCTATGCGGCGCCCGCAGCCAGAAGGATATCCTCATATCCGCTCCCCTGATCGGAGCAGCCATACTCTGGTTGACGGACGGTCTCGTGCAGCTCGCGGCCGGAGGCTCCGCCGAGATGGTGCCGACCGGCGCGGCCACGGCGCTGCTCGGCGGACCGCTGCTTCTGTATCTCCTTCCGCGCCTCAGATTCCTTCGTCGCTCCCCAGCCTCCCTGCCGCTCGCGTCGGAACGGCGGATTGCCCGGCCCGCTCTCCCGCTCGTCGCTCTCCTGCTGCTTGCTCTGGTCACGATCGCGCTGGCGCTCGTCGTCGGACGGGGTCCCGATGGCTGGAACGTGGCGACCGGTTCGCTCTTCGACGCTCTCCTTCCGTTTCGCGCACCTCGCATCGTTGCCGCTGCGGCAGCCGGCGCCATGCTGGCCGCGGCCGGTACGATCCTCCAGCGGATGACCGGCAATCCACTCGCGAGCCCGGAAGTGCTGGGCGTCAGCGCAGGTGCGGGCGTCGGCCTGGCGGCCGTTCTCTTCGCTCTCACCGCGCCGGGCATGGGGGAGCGCCTGCTGGGAGCAACGGCGGGTGTCGCGGTCGTTCTCGTAGCACTCCTCGCAATCGCCCAGCGCCAGGAGGAGAATTCGGAGCGGCTCCTTCTCGGCGGCCTCGCGGCCGGTGCGCTCTGCAACGCGCTGGTCAATGCGGCGATGATCACCGGCGATGCGCGCGCCTTTCAACTTCTCGCCTGGATCAGCGGCTCGACGAGCCAAATCAGCTGGACCGAAGCGTGGATCGTGCTCGCCGTCGCTCTGGTTCTGCTGGGACTTCTGCCGCTCCGGACACGCTGGCTCGCAGTTCTGCCGCTGGGAACGGGGCAGGCCCGCGCCCTGGGATTGCCGCTCAGGGCAAGCCGGACGATCCTCATCCTGTTCGCGGCAGGCTTGACGGCGGCAGCCTCGCTCGTCGTCGGCCCCTTGAGCTTTGCCGGCCTCGTCGCTCCGCATATGGCGCGGCTTCTCGGTTTCGGACAGGCGCAACAGCACCTGCTCGCATCGATCCTGATCGGCGCCGGCTTGATGACCGGCGCCGATTGGCTCTCCCGGATCGTCAGCTTTCCCTACCAACTTCCCTTAGGTCTCTTCGCATCGCTCATCGGCGGGCCGTATCTGGTCTGGCTCCTGCACAAAAACCGATAG
- a CDS encoding iron-siderophore ABC transporter substrate-binding protein, with amino-acid sequence MHPTYQSNAFAVTRRSLLGAGLGLTFIRKAHADGYHRIAVVDWAMLETLLALNVVPVAATELVQFRKIAIEPPVPEQVADLGLRGSPNFEMMQLANPDLIVSSPWFAWARGNLEQIAPVASYTIYEPGRPPYAAAEQVTKALGERLGRAEQANAYVDASLIEIETARRKIAERTARPVYLINLGDARHFRAFGADSMFGDVLQRLGFTNAWSKPTSYAAAAPVPLEALAAMPEASIMIVSPVPSDAQSTLAHSPLWQALPAVREGRVFVLAPVNPFGALPAARRFARLLTEAFSGSGTLIDG; translated from the coding sequence ATGCATCCCACCTATCAAAGCAATGCATTCGCTGTGACCCGGCGTAGTCTCCTCGGCGCAGGGCTTGGCCTGACCTTCATCCGCAAGGCGCATGCCGACGGATATCATCGGATCGCCGTCGTCGACTGGGCGATGCTCGAGACGCTGCTGGCCTTGAATGTCGTACCGGTCGCTGCAACGGAGCTCGTGCAGTTTCGAAAGATCGCCATCGAGCCGCCTGTGCCGGAGCAGGTTGCCGATCTCGGCCTTCGCGGCTCTCCGAACTTCGAGATGATGCAACTTGCGAATCCCGATCTGATCGTCAGCTCGCCCTGGTTCGCGTGGGCGCGCGGCAATCTCGAACAGATTGCTCCCGTCGCGTCCTACACGATCTACGAGCCGGGGCGTCCCCCCTATGCCGCCGCCGAGCAGGTGACGAAGGCCCTCGGCGAGCGTCTCGGCAGAGCGGAACAGGCCAATGCTTATGTCGACGCATCCCTGATCGAGATCGAAACGGCGCGCCGGAAGATCGCGGAGCGTACCGCGAGGCCGGTTTATCTCATCAATCTCGGCGATGCGCGCCACTTCCGCGCCTTCGGCGCCGACAGCATGTTCGGAGACGTGCTTCAGCGTCTCGGCTTCACCAACGCCTGGTCGAAGCCGACGAGCTACGCCGCCGCGGCGCCCGTTCCCTTGGAAGCATTGGCGGCAATGCCCGAAGCGTCGATCATGATCGTCTCGCCAGTTCCTTCGGATGCGCAGAGCACCCTTGCGCATAGCCCCTTGTGGCAGGCACTCCCGGCAGTGCGCGAAGGCCGCGTTTTCGTGCTCGCCCCGGTCAATCCATTCGGAGCCCTTCCCGCCGCGCGGCGCTTCGCGAGGCTTCTGACGGAAGCGTTTTCCGGAAGCGGGACGCTCATCGATGGTTAA
- a CDS encoding TonB-dependent siderophore receptor yields the protein MGVSLVSLSLMVASSGHAWAQTQPATGEIALETVTVEGQVGSGTGPVNGYVPNRTTTGSKTDTPIEEIPQSVSVIGREEIEDRQAQKVDEALRYTAGVFAQPYGLDSDTDWFFIRGFDAGQTGVFLNNLPLYQYGFGGFYIDPFVLERIEVLKGPSAALYGGSSIGGLVNLVSKRPTTEPLRYVETGINSWGNGYAAFDFGGAVDKDKIWSYRLTGKVSGGGWETEIAEDFRGVIAPAFTFRPSAATALTVLASYQHMDLMHTGGFLPYVGTVVPASFGRISRRFYYSEPDIDLYRRDQTMVGYEFEHALNDIWTIRQNFRYAYTDSRERGPYPYGYLDPATGFPVSTPTGPNNLLYRIGFQHHTVVNTASLDNQAEAKFDTGPLSHKLLLGLDYKYYNIDHIQESGGGTPLSATNPIYGTPQGPTVPYLDQNLTMNQVGFYAQDQIRFGTGWIATLNGRYDYVTTKSTDTVGNANFDDTAGEFSGRLGLGYEFANGMTPYVALSRSFNPVIGSDFSGNAFAPEIGRQFEVGLKYKPTAFDALITVSLFDLTRQNTLTSDPVNPFFDVQLGEVRSRGFELEGQANITEGLKALAAFTAYDIEITKDTNPLLIGNRPNVVPEIMASGWLDYTVQDGPLRGLGFGAGVRYVGFSYVDNENTLEVLAATVFDAGIRYTRENFTVALNVNNLFDNEYVSSCDTQFTCNYGAGRVATLKASYKW from the coding sequence ATGGGCGTGAGCCTTGTGTCTCTCTCCTTGATGGTCGCGTCGAGCGGGCATGCCTGGGCCCAGACGCAGCCGGCCACCGGCGAGATCGCCCTCGAGACCGTGACCGTCGAAGGGCAGGTCGGATCGGGGACAGGTCCCGTCAACGGATATGTTCCCAATCGCACGACCACGGGTTCGAAGACGGACACGCCCATCGAGGAGATCCCGCAATCGGTCTCCGTCATCGGCCGCGAAGAGATCGAAGATCGTCAGGCTCAGAAAGTCGACGAGGCGCTGCGTTACACCGCTGGCGTCTTTGCTCAGCCCTATGGTCTTGATTCCGACACCGACTGGTTCTTCATCCGTGGCTTCGATGCCGGGCAGACGGGCGTCTTCCTGAACAATCTGCCGCTTTATCAATACGGCTTCGGCGGCTTTTATATCGATCCGTTCGTCCTCGAGCGCATCGAGGTCCTCAAAGGACCGTCTGCCGCTCTCTATGGCGGCTCGTCTATCGGCGGCCTCGTCAATCTCGTCAGCAAGCGCCCGACCACGGAACCCCTTCGCTATGTCGAGACCGGGATCAACTCCTGGGGCAACGGCTATGCCGCATTCGACTTCGGCGGTGCGGTCGACAAGGACAAGATCTGGTCATACCGCCTGACCGGAAAGGTCTCCGGCGGCGGTTGGGAAACGGAGATCGCGGAGGATTTTCGCGGCGTCATTGCGCCCGCTTTCACCTTCCGGCCCAGTGCAGCCACCGCACTGACCGTGCTGGCCTCCTACCAGCACATGGATCTCATGCACACCGGCGGCTTCCTGCCTTACGTCGGCACGGTGGTGCCGGCCTCGTTCGGGCGCATCTCTCGCCGGTTCTATTACAGCGAGCCCGATATCGATCTCTATCGCCGCGACCAGACCATGGTCGGCTACGAGTTCGAGCATGCCCTCAACGACATCTGGACGATCCGGCAGAACTTCCGCTACGCCTATACCGATTCCAGGGAGCGCGGTCCTTATCCCTATGGCTATCTCGACCCGGCGACCGGCTTCCCGGTCTCGACGCCCACCGGGCCGAACAACCTGCTTTACCGCATCGGCTTCCAGCATCACACGGTGGTGAACACGGCGTCTCTCGACAATCAGGCCGAGGCGAAGTTCGACACCGGACCGCTCAGCCACAAGCTGCTTCTCGGCCTGGACTACAAGTACTACAACATCGACCATATCCAGGAATCCGGCGGCGGTACGCCGCTGAGCGCCACCAACCCGATCTACGGCACGCCGCAGGGCCCGACCGTTCCGTATCTCGACCAGAACCTGACGATGAACCAGGTCGGGTTCTATGCTCAGGATCAGATCCGCTTCGGCACGGGCTGGATCGCGACCCTGAACGGCCGCTACGATTACGTCACGACCAAGAGCACCGACACGGTCGGCAACGCCAATTTCGATGACACAGCGGGCGAGTTCAGCGGCCGTTTGGGATTGGGCTACGAGTTCGCCAACGGCATGACGCCCTATGTCGCCCTGTCCCGGTCCTTCAACCCTGTCATCGGCTCCGATTTCTCTGGAAATGCGTTCGCTCCCGAGATCGGTCGGCAATTCGAAGTCGGCCTCAAGTACAAGCCGACCGCCTTCGATGCGCTGATCACGGTGTCGCTGTTCGATCTGACGCGGCAGAACACCCTGACGTCCGATCCGGTCAACCCCTTCTTCGACGTTCAGCTCGGTGAGGTTCGCTCGCGTGGCTTCGAACTCGAAGGGCAGGCCAACATCACCGAAGGTCTGAAGGCCCTCGCCGCATTCACGGCCTACGACATCGAGATCACCAAGGACACCAACCCGCTGCTGATCGGCAATCGCCCCAATGTGGTGCCCGAGATCATGGCTTCGGGATGGCTGGACTACACGGTCCAGGATGGTCCGCTCAGAGGGCTCGGTTTCGGCGCGGGCGTTCGCTATGTCGGCTTCTCCTATGTAGACAACGAGAACACCCTGGAGGTTCTCGCCGCGACCGTGTTCGACGCCGGCATCCGCTACACGCGTGAGAACTTCACCGTGGCGCTCAATGTCAACAACCTGTTCGATAACGAATATGTCTCGTCCTGCGACACGCAGTTTACCTGCAACTATGGCGCAGGACGCGTCGCGACGCTGAAGGCGAGCTACAAGTGGTAA
- a CDS encoding ATP-binding cassette domain-containing protein, giving the protein MTIVLRPSHAGGVPLFELTDVSFAIPERTLLQPLSLSLPAGQVIGLIGHNGSGKSTLIKLLARQQPASRGTISFEGKALPDWGDRPFARRVAYLPQQTPPASGMLVRELVALGRYPWHGPLGRVSATDREKVAEAMALADVEPFADRLVDTLSGGERQRVWLAMLVAQDAEFLLLDEPISALDITHQVEVLALVQRLSRERGLGVVVVLHDVNMAARFCDEILALHGGRLIARGTPDEIMTPSRLEAIYGIAMDVIPHPVTGQPVSFVR; this is encoded by the coding sequence ATGACGATCGTTTTACGCCCAAGTCATGCTGGCGGGGTTCCCCTGTTCGAACTGACGGATGTCAGCTTCGCGATCCCCGAACGCACGCTGCTTCAGCCTCTCAGCCTGTCCCTCCCTGCAGGGCAGGTGATCGGCCTGATCGGGCACAACGGCTCCGGCAAGTCGACGCTGATCAAGCTGCTGGCGCGCCAGCAGCCCGCCTCCCGCGGCACCATCTCCTTCGAGGGCAAGGCGTTGCCCGACTGGGGCGACAGACCCTTCGCAAGACGGGTCGCCTATCTGCCGCAACAGACGCCACCGGCCTCGGGCATGCTCGTCCGGGAACTCGTGGCGCTCGGCCGGTATCCGTGGCACGGACCGCTCGGTCGCGTCAGTGCGACCGATCGGGAAAAGGTCGCCGAGGCGATGGCGTTGGCCGATGTCGAGCCCTTCGCCGACCGTCTGGTCGATACGCTGTCGGGCGGCGAGCGGCAGCGGGTCTGGCTCGCCATGCTGGTGGCGCAGGATGCCGAGTTCCTGCTGCTCGACGAACCGATCTCCGCGCTCGACATCACCCATCAGGTGGAGGTCCTGGCGCTCGTCCAGCGCCTGTCCCGGGAGCGCGGTCTCGGCGTGGTCGTGGTGCTTCACGACGTGAACATGGCCGCCCGGTTCTGCGACGAGATCCTCGCGCTGCACGGAGGCAGGTTGATCGCCCGCGGAACCCCGGATGAGATCATGACGCCGAGCCGCCTCGAGGCGATCTACGGCATCGCCATGGACGTCATTCCCCATCCCGTCACCGGCCAGCCCGTCAGTTTCGTCCGCTGA
- a CDS encoding ABC transporter ATP-binding protein, with protein sequence MLNRFFAYYRPHRGLFVLDFSCAVASGLLELGFPIAVKLFIDTLLPTGQWGLIAVSSALLLVIYVLNAGLMATVTYWGHMLGINIETEMRRKAFDHLQKLSFGFFDNQKTGHLVARLTKDLEEIGEVAHHGPEDLFIALMTLVGAFALMFTVNVQLAVITALVVPLTAWLTTRYGGRMTRNWQALYGRVGDFNARIEENVGGIRVVQAFANEDHERRLFAADNQSYRKTKLEAYRIMAASTSLSYLSMRLIQMVVMVAGSYLVLKGELSAGGFVGFLLLVGVFFRPIEKINSVIETYPKGIAGFRRYLTFLDTRPDIADRPGARDVSKLRGDIEYRNVRFGYSPGRDVLNGLDLTIRAGETVAFVGPSGAGKTTICSLLPRFYEVDSGAITIDGIDIRDMTLRSLRNQIGIVQQDVFLFAGTIRENIAYGRLEASEAEIRDAARRARLDQVIDSLPAGLDTVIGERGVKLSGGQKQRLAIARIFLKNPPILILDEATSALDTETERAIQQALAELSKGRTTLVIAHRLATIVNADRIAVIDHGVIVEQGTHGELLGSGGIYTRLSEAQFR encoded by the coding sequence CTGCTCAATCGATTTTTCGCCTATTACCGGCCCCATCGTGGGCTGTTCGTGCTGGATTTTTCCTGCGCCGTCGCCTCCGGCCTGCTGGAACTAGGCTTTCCCATCGCCGTCAAGCTCTTCATCGACACCCTGCTGCCGACCGGCCAGTGGGGGCTGATCGCAGTGTCCTCGGCTCTGCTGCTGGTGATCTATGTCCTCAACGCCGGCCTGATGGCGACGGTGACCTATTGGGGTCACATGCTCGGCATCAACATCGAGACCGAGATGCGGCGCAAGGCCTTCGACCACCTTCAGAAGCTTTCCTTCGGGTTCTTCGACAACCAGAAGACCGGACATCTGGTGGCGCGCCTCACGAAGGATCTGGAGGAGATCGGGGAGGTCGCCCATCACGGGCCCGAGGACCTCTTTATCGCATTGATGACGCTGGTCGGGGCCTTCGCCCTGATGTTCACGGTCAATGTGCAACTGGCCGTGATCACGGCTCTCGTGGTGCCGCTCACGGCCTGGCTGACGACCCGCTACGGCGGGCGCATGACGCGCAATTGGCAGGCGCTCTATGGCCGGGTCGGCGACTTCAATGCCCGGATCGAGGAGAATGTCGGCGGCATCCGCGTCGTCCAGGCCTTCGCCAACGAGGATCACGAACGGCGCCTGTTCGCCGCCGACAACCAGAGCTATCGCAAGACGAAGCTGGAGGCCTACCGCATCATGGCGGCCTCCACGTCGCTGAGCTATCTCAGCATGCGCCTGATCCAGATGGTCGTGATGGTTGCCGGCAGCTATCTGGTGCTCAAGGGCGAACTCAGCGCCGGCGGCTTCGTCGGCTTCCTGCTCCTCGTCGGGGTGTTCTTCCGCCCGATCGAGAAGATCAACTCGGTGATCGAGACCTATCCGAAGGGCATTGCGGGCTTCCGGCGCTACCTCACCTTCCTCGATACCCGGCCCGACATCGCGGACCGTCCAGGAGCGAGGGATGTCAGCAAGCTCAGGGGCGATATCGAGTACCGAAATGTCCGTTTCGGCTATTCGCCGGGACGCGATGTTCTCAACGGCCTCGACCTGACAATCCGGGCCGGCGAGACCGTGGCCTTCGTCGGTCCCTCGGGTGCGGGAAAAACCACGATCTGCTCGCTGCTGCCCCGGTTCTACGAGGTCGACAGCGGCGCCATCACGATCGACGGCATCGATATCCGGGACATGACGCTCCGGTCGCTGCGCAACCAGATCGGAATCGTGCAGCAGGACGTCTTCCTGTTCGCGGGCACCATCCGCGAGAACATCGCCTATGGCCGCCTCGAAGCCAGCGAGGCCGAGATCCGGGATGCCGCCCGCAGGGCACGGCTGGACCAGGTGATCGATTCCCTTCCGGCTGGTCTCGACACCGTCATCGGAGAGCGCGGCGTCAAGCTCTCGGGCGGCCAGAAGCAGCGCCTCGCGATCGCGCGCATCTTCCTCAAGAACCCGCCGATCCTCATCCTCGACGAGGCCACCTCGGCCCTCGATACGGAAACGGAAAGGGCGATCCAGCAGGCTTTGGCCGAACTGTCGAAGGGACGCACGACGCTCGTGATCGCCCATCGCCTCGCCACCATCGTCAACGCCGACCGGATCGCCGTCATCGATCACGGCGTCATCGTCGAGCAGGGCACCCATGGGGAGCTGCTGGGAAGCGGCGGTATCTACACTCGCCTGAGCGAGGCGCAGTTCCGGTGA
- a CDS encoding opioid growth factor receptor-related protein, whose translation MALPTTGPLHAYLAGTGRDSRGRLANDVLGYSDEKLEEVHDYIQWLFPLKARSAAQPQSPILSAAEVEGIRADPQARDTLIKASERMLRFYGTTRWWLTGYDHNHLRITRIIHSLGLLIGPEEARRFHEAILALHDAAGSPVNARSLDYWAEAAGR comes from the coding sequence ATGGCTCTACCGACGACAGGACCTCTCCACGCCTATCTCGCCGGGACCGGACGCGACAGCCGGGGACGACTCGCGAATGATGTGCTCGGCTACTCCGATGAGAAGCTGGAGGAGGTTCACGATTACATCCAATGGCTGTTTCCCCTGAAGGCCCGCAGCGCAGCCCAGCCGCAATCGCCGATTCTGAGCGCTGCCGAGGTCGAGGGAATTCGCGCCGATCCGCAGGCGCGCGATACCCTGATAAAAGCCTCCGAGCGCATGCTCCGGTTTTACGGGACCACGCGTTGGTGGCTTACGGGCTACGATCACAATCACCTGCGGATCACGCGGATCATTCACAGCCTGGGGCTGCTGATCGGCCCCGAGGAGGCCCGGCGCTTTCACGAGGCGATCCTCGCGCTTCACGACGCGGCCGGATCGCCGGTCAACGCCCGCAGTCTGGACTACTGGGCCGAGGCGGCAGGCCGGTAG